GGACGCAATACTTCGCGGATAAATAAGCTTCTTTTTGGCCCCCCTTAGTGGGCGCTGCTTTCGGTTATTCGTGGGCAACTGGCCTCGGCTGTGGTTTCCAACGTGTCCAAGTCCGGGAAAGGGACATTCATGATGGTGAGTGCCTTGCGGTCTATCGCTATCGGTGTGTATGGCATATCCGTTAACCTCCGTCAATTACTCCGTCATTGCGGCCTTAACCCACAGCACGCTTCCTATGCGCTTCAAGCGAGGATCCGCGCGTCCGCCGGGGGCGGGCGCGGATCCTCGCTTGTTGTTTTGTCATCTATCAGCCTGGGGCTCAGTCTCCCGGGTCTTGCGGGTGGTGGTAGTTCCAGTCCCCAATCATTTCCAGGGAGAGCTTGACGCGCAGGTATAGGTTTTCCTCCGCTATCTGGTCAAACAGGGCCGCATTTTCGGGGGTCTGTTCGGCGGTCTTCAGCGTGACCGTGAGCGAGGCCTTATTGGCGTCCTCGTCGCCCGGGTCCCGCGGCGGGAGGTAGTCCTTCTTCTCCGGATCGGACACGACTGGCAGACGCTCCCACGGGCCCTCTTCTCTGCTCTCGTCCACCAACGGCCAATGCCAGCCGTCCTTCCCGTCTTCCAAAGACACCACCTGGACCAACTCGCTGGGCAGCAACACCTGAACGCCTTTCTCCGTCTCCCAGACCCACGTCACATTGGCCCGGACATGCACGCCCGACGTTCCGGTGTTTCTGAAATCCGCCGTCAGCGGATACTCAGTACCCGGCTCGACAGAACCGACCCAGACGCCGACCGGATACTCCTCCGAATCCGAAGCGCCCGAGATGGCCCCCATGGTACCCTTGATACCATTCCCGACGGAGTATGAGAAGTAGGCGTATGTCCCCCCTATGACCAGCACGACCATCAGAAAGATAAGGACCAGCGGCAGCAGATAACGGTGCAGGTTTTTCATCATGGATCACTCTCCTTTGCGGGGCCACAAGAAGCCCCACAGGGAAGATTCCGGCGCAATACGTATCTTACCCCGTATTGCGCCGGAACCAATCAGGAATCAGACAATAGCCTCATTCAATCCGCCCCGGCGGGCAGGGTCACATAAGAACATAAGTCTCAGCTGTTTCTGAGATACTCCAGCCACTGCCGCGGAGTGATGGTGGCGGAAGATCTGGAGAACTTTACGCCGTCCTCTCCAACATACTGTATAAAGAGATCCCAATACTCTGGCAAACCAAAGACATCGGCAGCCGCCTCATTGTATTTACCCTGTGTCACCTCTAATGAGAATCCCTCAAATCTCGCATCCGCATACTCATTACCCAGATACTTGGGATCATCCTTGTAGGCTTTCCGCGCATATGTCAATGTGTCAAAGTACGATTCAATATAAGCTGACTCCGCACCGGCCTGGAAATAGATCAGTTGAGCACCCACGAACTCAGGAGGAAGTTGTTCAACTTCAATACCATACTCGTCCAGGTACCATTCGGCAAAAAACTCCAACTCGTCCGCGGGGAGCTCTTCAAGAACATAAGCCGTGATAGTTGCCGGCATACCAGGCAGCCACTCCATCTCAACCGGATCCCACCAACGATCATAAAAAGCAGCCGCAGCAACCCCAGAGTCAATTACATGCGCGTTGATCTCAACACTGCTGTCCTCTGGATCAACTCTCGGGAAGCTGAAGCCCGCGCTGATCCCATTCTCCCGCGGAGTAGGCGGAACAGCTCCATTATCCAAGAATGTGTCTTCAACCTTCGTGTAGTCGGTCGGGTAAACCGCAAGGTCCGGATCCACACCCGCATTCAAAAGTCTAACATCCATCTTGTGGACTAACACAACACCATCATTTTTGCTCTTGCTGGGGTCAAAATATCCATAGTCATCCAGTGTCGCATAATAATCGACACCGGGAGTCGGAATCTTGATGCCCGGCTCAAAATAGAAACCTTCGCCAAAGAGGTCCGTAAAGTCGATGAACTTGTAGTCCACCGCGATGGAGCCAAAGCTGCCGCTACCGCCGGCACTGGGGAGAGAAAGCTCATACCATGCATAGGTGGCGCCGATCATTAGTACCAGCGCGGTTACGATGGCGCCGACACTCATCAGGGCCTTTCTGCTCTTCAGAATCTTCTTCATTGCGTTACACTCCTTCTTACATATCACTTGTTTTTTGAGTCTTCCGTGCGGGGTTACGCGAAACGCAGGGATTTTCTCTTGACGCTTCTTGCTATGTCCATTTCCTGACTTCCATTGCATGCCCCCTTGCGGTCATGTTGCGTTTTGCGTCTGTGGTTTACTCTTTCGAAAAGCGGATCAACTTGATCAACTCGACGACAATGATAATGGTGGCGGGGAGAATCACCAGGAAGATGAGCCCCCAGATTGTGCGCAGCTGGTCGACGACGTAGCCGAGAAACGGAATCTGAAACCGCACCACACCGAGCAAGTCCCAGCTGTAGGAACGTTCGCTGTCCGCCCTGTCGTTCGCGTCTCCCTTCGTCACATAGACGAAATCGCTCGGGCCCATGGGTTCTATGGAGACGACGCGGTGGGTGACCAGCTCCTCTAAGTTCCGGCTGTAATATGTAATGACATCCCCCGGCGCAACGTCCTCGGGCGGAATCTCTTGGGTAAACACAACGGACCCAACCGGGTACGCCGGCTCCATACTGCCGCTCAGTACCATGAACATCCTGTACCCCAGCAGCGACACCCCGTTGACACCGCTCCGGCGGCCGAGCAGCAACACGGCAAACAGAAACAATACAAACGCGACGACCAACACAGTCAGCACCGTGCCCAGTATGCCAAACGCCCGCCGCAGGGGGGACTTCTTCTTCCGCTCCTTTGGAGCGGTCAGTTCCTCCGTCTCCGTCTCCGCGGCCTCTTCCGTCTCTACAGACTCCGCCGGCGATACGGAATCCTCCGCCTCCGGCGTCTGCTTCACAAGCGCGGCCCAGTCGACGTCATCCAGCGCGGACTTTTCCAATATGTCACCCGACGTTGGGCTCTCCGACTCCGGCTCGACCGCGGACTCGGGCGGCCGCTCCGCCGCGCGGGGATTCGCCTCGGCGTTTTCCCCGGCCACACCGGGGGTTTCATGATCGAACAGCGTTACCTACCTCCTACTGTCGGCCGGCCCCCGGCCGCACTCAGCCTCCGGC
This sequence is a window from Oscillospiraceae bacterium. Protein-coding genes within it:
- a CDS encoding signal peptidase I — translated: MAGENAEANPRAAERPPESAVEPESESPTSGDILEKSALDDVDWAALVKQTPEAEDSVSPAESVETEEAAETETEELTAPKERKKKSPLRRAFGILGTVLTVLVVAFVLFLFAVLLLGRRSGVNGVSLLGYRMFMVLSGSMEPAYPVGSVVFTQEIPPEDVAPGDVITYYSRNLEELVTHRVVSIEPMGPSDFVYVTKGDANDRADSERSYSWDLLGVVRFQIPFLGYVVDQLRTIWGLIFLVILPATIIIVVELIKLIRFSKE